Proteins encoded by one window of Micromonospora coxensis:
- a CDS encoding MbtH family protein, giving the protein MSSTEPAVLVVVNDEEQYSIWAEDREVPAGWHPTGFRGTEQECLAHIDEVWTDMRPRSVRQALGEQVGPTA; this is encoded by the coding sequence ATGAGCAGCACCGAGCCGGCCGTCCTCGTCGTCGTCAACGACGAGGAGCAGTACTCGATCTGGGCCGAGGACCGCGAGGTGCCCGCCGGTTGGCACCCGACCGGCTTCCGCGGCACCGAGCAGGAGTGCCTGGCGCACATCGACGAGGTCTGGACCGACATGCGGCCGCGCAGTGTGCGCCAGGCGCTCGGCGAGCAGGTCGGGCCGACCGCGTAG
- a CDS encoding YdeI/OmpD-associated family protein yields the protein MGSAELDELIVADAEALRAWLSAHHTTSPGVWLALTRKGGTVTTLTWQQAVDEALCFGWIDGQARKRDEQTSWIRFTPRRPRSSWSRRNVAHVARLEAQGRMTPSGRAAVEAAKADGRWAAAYAPPSEAEVPADLLAAIAADPAAQAMFDVLTKTNRFALIHRLNAVKRAQTRERKIGEFVAMLARHETIYPQKAMPPRSP from the coding sequence ATGGGGAGTGCCGAGCTGGATGAGTTGATCGTCGCGGACGCCGAGGCGCTGCGCGCGTGGTTGTCGGCCCACCACACCACGTCGCCCGGCGTCTGGCTCGCCCTGACCAGGAAGGGCGGCACGGTCACCACGTTGACCTGGCAGCAGGCGGTCGACGAGGCGCTGTGCTTCGGCTGGATCGACGGGCAGGCCCGTAAACGGGACGAGCAGACCTCCTGGATCCGGTTCACCCCACGCCGGCCCCGCAGCTCCTGGTCACGACGCAACGTCGCCCACGTGGCGCGGCTGGAGGCGCAGGGGCGGATGACGCCCTCCGGCCGCGCGGCGGTGGAGGCCGCGAAGGCGGACGGGCGGTGGGCCGCGGCCTACGCCCCGCCCTCGGAAGCGGAGGTGCCGGCCGACCTGCTCGCCGCCATCGCCGCCGACCCCGCCGCCCAGGCCATGTTCGACGTGCTCACCAAGACCAACCGGTTCGCGCTCATCCACCGCCTCAACGCCGTCAAACGGGCGCAGACCCGCGAGCGGAAGATCGGCGAATTCGTCGCCATGCTGGCCCGCCACGAGACGATCTACCCGCAGAAGGCCATGCCCCCGCGCTCGCCGTGA
- a CDS encoding dihydrofolate reductase family protein yields MAKLIYSMITSLDGYAEAAEGDLGTGAAEDPEVHTFINDLYRPVGTYLYGRRMYETMVFWETAHTEPDLPPHILQYARDWQAAEKVVYSTTLESVSSAKTRIERTFDPDAVRRLKAESDHDLTVDGPNLASQAIAAGLVDEYHLFVTTSVVGGGKRFFPDGVRLDLHLVEQRAFDSGLIYARYRTR; encoded by the coding sequence ATGGCAAAGCTCATCTACTCGATGATCACCTCGCTCGACGGCTACGCCGAGGCGGCGGAGGGCGACCTGGGCACCGGGGCCGCCGAGGATCCGGAGGTGCACACCTTCATCAACGATCTCTACCGCCCCGTCGGCACGTACCTCTACGGCCGGCGGATGTACGAGACGATGGTCTTCTGGGAGACCGCGCACACCGAGCCCGACCTGCCGCCGCACATCCTGCAGTACGCCCGCGACTGGCAGGCCGCGGAGAAGGTCGTGTACTCCACGACGCTGGAGTCGGTGTCCAGCGCGAAGACCCGGATCGAGCGGACCTTCGACCCGGACGCGGTGCGCAGGCTCAAGGCCGAGTCCGATCACGACCTCACCGTCGACGGCCCGAACCTCGCCTCCCAGGCGATCGCCGCCGGCCTGGTGGACGAGTACCACCTGTTCGTCACCACCAGCGTGGTCGGCGGCGGCAAGCGGTTCTTCCCCGACGGCGTGCGCCTCGACCTGCACCTGGTCGAGCAGCGGGCCTTCGACAGCGGACTGATCTACGCGCGCTACCGGACCCGCTGA